The following coding sequences lie in one Motilibacter peucedani genomic window:
- a CDS encoding GlxA family transcriptional regulator — protein sequence MSVVVVLALPGVPLFHLSIAGEVFGPRQSAPQVPAHEVRVVTERPGAVVTREGMRVEVPLGLDALAGADLVVVPWSLHAQEPVPPAVLDAVRTAHAAGARIAGCCGGTFVLAEAGLLDGRRATTHWHYTERLARLHPQVEVVPEVLFVDEGDVLTAAGTAAAIDLCLHLRRQLDGAEAANAVARGMVVAPHRSGGQAQFIETPVADDAEDDRVSQAMTWALEHLDRPLGVDDLAARAFMSRRTFTRRFRASVGTSTVQWLLQQRTLLAQRLLETTDLPVEAVADRAGFGSAVAMRTHFSRSVGLSPRDYRATFSRRSGVA from the coding sequence ATGTCCGTCGTCGTCGTGCTCGCACTGCCGGGAGTCCCGCTGTTCCACCTGTCCATCGCCGGAGAGGTGTTCGGCCCTCGCCAGTCGGCGCCGCAGGTGCCCGCCCACGAGGTGCGCGTCGTGACCGAGCGCCCGGGCGCGGTCGTGACGCGGGAGGGGATGCGCGTCGAGGTGCCGCTCGGCCTCGACGCCCTGGCGGGAGCGGATCTGGTGGTCGTGCCGTGGTCGCTGCACGCGCAGGAGCCCGTGCCGCCCGCCGTGCTCGACGCCGTGCGCACGGCTCACGCGGCGGGGGCGCGCATCGCCGGCTGCTGCGGCGGCACCTTCGTGCTCGCCGAGGCGGGCCTGCTCGACGGGCGGCGGGCGACGACGCACTGGCACTACACCGAGCGGCTCGCGCGCCTGCACCCGCAGGTCGAGGTCGTCCCCGAAGTGCTCTTCGTCGACGAAGGCGACGTGCTGACGGCGGCCGGTACGGCTGCGGCGATCGACCTGTGCCTGCACCTGCGCCGCCAGCTCGACGGCGCCGAGGCCGCCAACGCGGTGGCCCGCGGGATGGTCGTGGCCCCGCACCGCTCGGGCGGGCAGGCCCAGTTCATCGAGACCCCGGTCGCCGACGATGCCGAGGACGACCGGGTCAGCCAGGCGATGACCTGGGCGCTCGAGCACCTCGACCGCCCCCTCGGCGTCGATGACCTGGCGGCGCGCGCGTTCATGAGCCGGCGCACGTTCACCCGGCGCTTCCGGGCCAGCGTCGGCACAAGCACCGTGCAGTGGCTGCTGCAGCAGCGCACCCTCCTGGCCCAGCGCCTGCTCGAGACGACCGACCTGCCCGTCGAGGCCGTCGCCGACCGGGCGGGGTTCGGATCGGCCGTCGCGATGCGTACGCACTTCTCTCGCAGCGTCGGCCTCTCGCCCCGCGACTACCGCGCGACGTTCAGCCGGAGGTCTGGCGTGGCCTGA
- a CDS encoding DMT family transporter, with amino-acid sequence MQLSPRTIGASGATLTAVIWGGQFIVARSAFPHLSPVWMTALRYLLAGALLLTLLLVREPGALRDVRRDPRAGRVLAYGVVGFAGFNLLAFVGLQHSNPEPASLIVSTMPLLTGFVLWAKLGRRPSRVTWVVAAVALVGVGTVLTDGHLDRLVTGGLGWGEGLVLLGATCWVVYTTGAAEVPEWSPLRYTAVSAASGGLAALAVAVVLTMTGVLSAPGAGDVAAAWWQLAYLVVPGALVAVLSWNAAARTLGAQDVSLFINLVPVTTFAVEAVRGQAPHPAEVAGALLTVAALFAGNLLGRRRPAAPTAPAEPAVERRVPAGTMTA; translated from the coding sequence ATGCAGCTCTCGCCCCGCACCATCGGCGCCTCGGGCGCCACCCTGACGGCCGTCATCTGGGGAGGGCAGTTCATCGTCGCGCGCTCCGCCTTCCCCCACCTCTCGCCGGTGTGGATGACCGCGCTGCGCTACCTGCTCGCCGGCGCGCTGCTCCTCACCCTGCTGCTGGTGCGCGAGCCGGGGGCGCTGCGCGACGTGCGCCGCGACCCCCGCGCAGGGCGGGTGCTGGCGTACGGCGTGGTCGGGTTCGCCGGCTTCAACCTCCTGGCGTTCGTGGGGCTGCAGCACAGCAATCCGGAGCCCGCTTCGCTCATCGTCTCGACCATGCCGCTGCTCACCGGCTTCGTGCTCTGGGCCAAGCTCGGCCGGCGCCCGAGCCGGGTCACCTGGGTGGTCGCCGCGGTGGCGCTGGTGGGCGTCGGAACCGTGCTGACGGACGGACACCTGGACCGACTGGTCACGGGTGGTCTGGGCTGGGGCGAGGGGCTCGTGCTGCTGGGCGCGACCTGCTGGGTGGTCTACACGACCGGCGCCGCCGAGGTCCCCGAGTGGTCGCCGCTGCGCTACACCGCCGTCAGCGCCGCGTCCGGCGGCCTCGCCGCCCTCGCCGTCGCGGTCGTCCTCACGATGACCGGCGTCCTCTCCGCCCCGGGAGCGGGCGACGTCGCCGCAGCCTGGTGGCAGCTGGCCTACCTCGTCGTCCCTGGCGCCCTGGTCGCCGTCCTGAGCTGGAACGCCGCCGCCCGCACCCTCGGGGCCCAGGACGTGTCGCTGTTCATCAACCTCGTGCCGGTCACGACCTTCGCCGTCGAGGCGGTCCGCGGCCAGGCGCCGCACCCCGCCGAGGTCGCCGGCGCGCTGCTGACGGTCGCCGCGCTCTTCGCCGGCAACCTGCTGGGGCGCCGCCGCCCCGCCGCGCCCACCGCGCCCGCCGAGCCCGCGGTCGAGCGCCGGGTGCCGGCAGGCACGATGACCGCATGA
- a CDS encoding zinc-binding dehydrogenase gives MRALVFEAFGGPLEVREVPDPVPSRGGVVVRVGATGVCRSDWHGWQGHDPDIRLPHVPGHELAGTVEAVGDDVRRWQPGARVTVPFVCACGRCRQCLDGDGQVCPHQTQPGFTHWGSFAELVALDAADVNLVALPDEVSFSTAAGLGCRFATAYRAVVAQGRVRVGERLAVLGCGGVGLSAVQVAVAAGARVVAVDVSPGALALAAELGAEQVLDAGSVDDVGAAVRELTGGGVDVALDCLGSAQTCAGSIESLRPRGRHVQVGLLPPALGRPAVPMERVVALELEILGSHGIAAHAYPELLGLVEAGRLRPDRLVTRELSLDGAGEALRTVGSTPGFSVVTSF, from the coding sequence ATGAGAGCTCTGGTGTTCGAGGCGTTCGGCGGCCCGCTCGAGGTGCGCGAGGTGCCCGACCCGGTGCCGTCGAGGGGCGGCGTCGTCGTCCGGGTCGGCGCCACGGGGGTCTGCCGGAGCGACTGGCACGGCTGGCAGGGCCACGACCCCGACATCCGGCTGCCGCACGTCCCCGGCCACGAGCTCGCCGGCACCGTCGAGGCGGTGGGCGACGACGTACGCCGCTGGCAGCCCGGCGCGCGGGTGACGGTGCCGTTCGTCTGCGCCTGCGGGCGCTGCCGGCAGTGCCTCGACGGCGACGGGCAGGTGTGCCCGCACCAGACCCAGCCCGGCTTCACGCACTGGGGCTCGTTCGCCGAGCTGGTCGCCCTCGACGCCGCGGACGTCAACCTCGTGGCGCTGCCCGACGAGGTCTCGTTCAGCACCGCGGCCGGCCTGGGCTGCCGGTTCGCCACCGCCTACCGCGCCGTCGTCGCGCAGGGACGCGTACGCGTCGGCGAGCGCCTCGCGGTGCTCGGGTGCGGAGGTGTCGGGCTCTCGGCGGTGCAGGTCGCGGTCGCCGCGGGCGCCCGGGTCGTCGCCGTCGACGTCTCGCCGGGCGCGCTCGCGCTGGCCGCCGAGCTCGGCGCCGAGCAGGTGCTCGACGCCGGGTCGGTCGACGACGTCGGTGCGGCCGTGCGCGAGCTGACCGGCGGTGGCGTCGACGTCGCGCTCGACTGCCTCGGCTCGGCGCAGACCTGCGCCGGCTCGATCGAGTCGCTGCGCCCGCGCGGCCGGCACGTGCAGGTCGGGCTGCTGCCGCCCGCGCTCGGCCGGCCGGCCGTGCCCATGGAGCGGGTCGTCGCGCTCGAGCTCGAGATCCTCGGCAGCCACGGCATCGCGGCGCACGCCTACCCCGAGCTGCTGGGGCTGGTGGAGGCCGGGCGGCTGCGGCCCGACCGGCTGGTCACCCGCGAGCTGTCGCTCGACGGGGCGGGGGAGGCCCTGCGCACCGTGGGCTCGACGCCGGGCTTCTCGGTCGTGACGTCGTTCTGA
- a CDS encoding isochorismate synthase, translating to MTTAPTTGPIVARTVEVDDPGPLLSALPGPAAHAWVTGGEGIVGWGEAARFETAGPDRFDTAARWWSEVAADAKVLDEVGLPGTGLVAFSSFAFSDGPSTSRLVVPAVVVGSRDGRFWRTTVDGVDGDVAPVPVSAPQTVAWGDGATTPEDWRAAIGWVRNAIATGDLDKVVLALDQVATADAPVDARWLLQGLAERYPSCWAFAVDGLVGATPELLVRRSGELAESRVLAGTVRANGDEGDRALLDSEKDQLEHRYAVDSLVAGFAAHCKNVRAGDPYLLRLANVVHLATDVRARVADDASLLELAGALHPTAAVGGTPTRAAMRAIGKLERSDRGRYAGPVGWVDSTGDGELGLALRCAQLDGRTARLWAGCGIVGDSDPEAEAAEARAKFEPVRAALTRAL from the coding sequence GTGACCACCGCGCCGACGACGGGCCCGATCGTGGCCCGGACGGTCGAGGTCGACGACCCCGGACCGCTGCTGTCGGCGCTGCCCGGGCCCGCGGCGCACGCCTGGGTGACCGGCGGCGAGGGCATCGTCGGCTGGGGCGAGGCCGCCCGCTTCGAGACCGCCGGCCCTGACCGCTTCGACACCGCGGCGCGCTGGTGGTCGGAGGTGGCCGCCGACGCCAAGGTCCTCGACGAGGTGGGCCTGCCCGGCACCGGGCTGGTCGCCTTCAGCAGCTTCGCGTTCTCCGACGGCCCGAGCACGTCGCGGCTCGTGGTGCCGGCCGTGGTCGTCGGTTCCCGCGACGGGCGCTTCTGGCGCACGACCGTCGACGGCGTGGACGGCGACGTCGCGCCGGTGCCGGTCTCGGCACCGCAGACGGTCGCCTGGGGCGACGGCGCGACGACGCCGGAGGACTGGCGGGCCGCGATCGGGTGGGTGCGCAACGCCATCGCCACCGGAGACCTCGACAAGGTCGTGCTCGCGCTCGACCAGGTGGCGACCGCCGACGCGCCCGTCGACGCGCGGTGGCTGCTGCAGGGCCTCGCCGAGCGCTACCCGTCGTGCTGGGCCTTCGCCGTCGACGGCCTGGTCGGTGCGACGCCCGAGCTGCTGGTGCGCCGCAGCGGCGAGCTCGCCGAGTCGCGGGTGCTCGCCGGCACCGTGCGCGCCAACGGCGACGAGGGCGACCGGGCGCTGCTCGACTCGGAGAAGGACCAGCTCGAGCACCGCTACGCCGTCGACTCCCTCGTCGCGGGCTTCGCCGCCCACTGCAAGAACGTGCGCGCGGGCGACCCCTACCTGCTGCGGCTGGCCAACGTCGTGCACCTGGCGACCGACGTGCGGGCCCGTGTCGCCGACGACGCCTCGCTGCTCGAGCTCGCCGGCGCCCTCCACCCGACCGCCGCGGTCGGCGGGACGCCGACGCGGGCGGCGATGCGGGCGATCGGCAAGCTCGAGCGCAGCGACCGCGGCCGCTACGCGGGTCCGGTCGGTTGGGTCGACTCGACCGGCGACGGCGAGCTCGGGCTCGCCCTCCGGTGCGCACAGCTGGACGGCCGCACCGCCCGCCTGTGGGCCGGCTGCGGGATCGTCGGCGACAGCGACCCCGAGGCCGAGGCGGCCGAGGCGCGGGCGAAGTTCGAGCCCGTGCGCGCGGCGCTGACCCGCGCGCTCTGA
- a CDS encoding demethylmenaquinone methyltransferase: MDGDTARRADLGKDPHDVAAMFDTVAPRYDLANDVLSLGQDRIWRRAVRRAVDPRPGTRVLDLAAGTGTSSRPFADGGALVVAADFSLGMLRAGTGRRAAGVVPVGADALHLPFADDAFDAVTISFGLRNVNDTALALRELLRVTRPGGRLVVCEFSTPTLRPLRTVYSRYLVRALPRVARRVGTNGPAYAYLAESIAAWPDQEALARVVRDAGWEQVEWRDLTGGIVALHRARKSAASPEG, from the coding sequence ATGGACGGCGACACGGCGCGGCGAGCGGACCTCGGCAAGGACCCGCACGACGTCGCGGCGATGTTCGACACCGTCGCCCCGCGCTACGACCTGGCCAACGACGTGCTGTCCCTGGGCCAGGACCGCATCTGGCGCCGCGCGGTGCGCCGCGCGGTCGACCCGCGGCCCGGCACCCGGGTGCTCGACCTGGCCGCCGGCACGGGCACGTCGTCGCGCCCCTTCGCCGACGGCGGTGCCCTCGTGGTCGCGGCCGACTTCAGCCTCGGGATGCTGCGCGCCGGCACCGGTCGGCGTGCCGCGGGCGTCGTGCCGGTCGGGGCCGACGCGCTGCACCTGCCCTTCGCCGACGACGCGTTCGACGCCGTGACCATCTCCTTCGGCCTGCGCAACGTCAACGACACCGCGCTGGCCCTGCGCGAGCTGCTGCGCGTCACCCGCCCCGGCGGCCGGCTGGTCGTCTGCGAGTTCAGCACGCCGACGCTGCGCCCGCTGCGCACGGTCTACTCGCGCTACCTCGTGCGGGCGCTGCCGCGCGTCGCCCGCCGCGTCGGCACCAACGGGCCGGCCTACGCCTACCTCGCCGAGTCGATCGCGGCCTGGCCCGACCAGGAGGCACTGGCCCGCGTCGTGCGCGACGCCGGCTGGGAGCAGGTCGAGTGGCGCGACCTGACCGGCGGGATCGTCGCGCTGCACCGCGCCAGGAAGAGTGCGGCGTCTCCGGAGGGGTAG
- a CDS encoding CsbD family protein, with protein MGLDDKISNAAEKLTGSAKEKAGDATGNEDLQAEGAGQESVADLKQAGEKIKDAFKS; from the coding sequence ATGGGACTCGACGACAAGATCTCGAACGCAGCAGAGAAGCTCACCGGCTCGGCCAAGGAGAAGGCCGGTGACGCGACGGGCAACGAGGACCTCCAGGCCGAGGGTGCCGGCCAGGAGTCCGTGGCCGACCTGAAGCAGGCCGGCGAGAAGATCAAGGACGCCTTCAAGAGCTGA
- a CDS encoding FAD-binding and (Fe-S)-binding domain-containing protein, which yields MTGSLEAALRQAVRGEVEFGSSTRAVYATDSSNYRQVPIGVVFPRDTDDLVAAVRVCADHGVPVLGRGAGTSLAGQACNVAVVLDTSRHMTRILEIDPVRRTARVQPGVVLDDLRRAAEVHGLTFGPDPATHAWCTLGGMIGNNSCGTHALYAGKTVDNVESLTVVTYDGEVLELGAYDDSAYAAAVVAGGRTAEVLGGLREIGRRHEALVRERYVDIPRRVSGYNLDQLLPDSGFHVARALVGTESTCVLVAEATVTLSVSPAHRRLVVLGYPDVFAAADAVPSLLGHGLLGLEGFDETLERQMRDRDLHVQHLELLPPGGGWLLAELGADDPAEADARTDAFTAALPDGVAWRRFDDETDQRRVWLVRESGLGATAIRADGRHNSEGWEDAAVAPERLGEYLRAVTALWDDYGYSGAWYGHFGQGCVHTRNDFDLHTEQGLRDYRSYVERAADLVVSMGGSLSGEHGDGQSRGELLERMYGPELVDAFRQFKAVFDPRGRMNPGKVVDAYPLDSSLRFGPDHRVVRPHQQFFALADDGGSLQTAVERCVGVGRCRRDDAGTMCPSYRVTRDERHSTRGRAKLLAEMFQGEVTPATWRNDDVREALDLCLSCKGCQTDCPTHVDMATYKAEFLSHHYARRLRPRVMYALGLLPWAARAATAVPRAANLVLTAPGLSQLVRRAAGVTTARPAPRFAATSWRRTRSARDHARTSQPTVVVWPDTFTDAYSPEVGERLVELLERLGERVVVPEQWGCCGRPLYDAGMLATARRTLAGLLDVLQPWLDRGLPVVVPEPSCLSTFRDELPGLLPDDPRAARLASLARSPAEQLLASSRLDGALAAAPHDLPERLVIHPHCHARAGAAAPADRELLQRLGHEAEVLDAGCCGLAGSFGFDAAHEPLSRRIGEESWLPQVRAALGDDRLVADGFSCRTQLDHLGGPAATDLVTLAWQRLCDGGQGRPAGVRGD from the coding sequence ATGACCGGCTCGCTCGAGGCTGCGCTGCGCCAGGCCGTGCGCGGTGAGGTGGAGTTCGGCAGCTCCACCCGGGCGGTCTACGCGACCGACTCCTCGAACTACCGCCAGGTGCCTATCGGCGTGGTCTTCCCGCGCGACACCGACGACCTCGTCGCAGCCGTACGCGTGTGCGCCGACCACGGCGTCCCCGTCCTCGGGCGCGGGGCCGGCACCAGCCTGGCCGGCCAGGCCTGCAACGTGGCGGTGGTGCTCGACACCAGCCGCCACATGACCCGCATCCTCGAGATCGACCCGGTGCGCCGCACCGCGCGCGTGCAGCCCGGTGTCGTGCTCGACGACCTGCGCCGGGCCGCGGAGGTGCACGGCCTGACCTTCGGCCCCGACCCCGCCACCCACGCCTGGTGCACGCTCGGCGGGATGATCGGCAACAACTCGTGCGGCACGCACGCGCTCTACGCCGGCAAGACGGTCGACAACGTCGAGAGCCTCACCGTGGTGACCTACGACGGCGAGGTGCTCGAGCTCGGCGCCTACGACGACTCCGCCTACGCAGCAGCAGTGGTAGCAGGTGGTCGCACGGCTGAGGTGCTGGGTGGGCTGCGCGAGATCGGGCGCCGTCACGAGGCCCTTGTCCGAGAGCGCTACGTCGACATCCCGCGCCGGGTGAGCGGCTACAACCTCGACCAGCTGCTGCCCGACAGCGGCTTCCACGTCGCTCGAGCGCTCGTCGGCACGGAGTCGACCTGCGTGCTGGTCGCCGAGGCGACGGTGACGCTGTCGGTCAGCCCCGCCCACCGCCGCCTGGTCGTCCTCGGCTATCCCGACGTCTTCGCCGCGGCCGACGCGGTGCCCTCGCTCCTGGGGCACGGCCTGCTCGGCCTCGAGGGGTTCGACGAGACGCTCGAGCGCCAGATGCGCGACCGCGACCTGCACGTGCAGCACCTCGAGCTGCTGCCCCCGGGTGGCGGCTGGCTGCTCGCCGAGCTCGGCGCCGACGACCCTGCGGAGGCCGACGCGCGCACCGACGCCTTCACCGCCGCGCTGCCCGACGGCGTCGCGTGGCGCCGGTTCGACGACGAGACCGACCAGCGACGGGTCTGGCTCGTGCGCGAGTCGGGGCTCGGCGCCACAGCCATCCGCGCCGACGGCCGGCACAACTCCGAGGGCTGGGAGGACGCGGCGGTCGCGCCGGAGCGGCTCGGCGAGTACCTCCGCGCGGTCACCGCCCTCTGGGACGACTACGGCTACTCCGGCGCCTGGTACGGCCACTTCGGCCAGGGCTGCGTCCACACCCGCAACGACTTCGACCTGCACACCGAGCAGGGCCTGCGCGACTACCGCTCCTACGTCGAGCGCGCCGCCGACCTCGTCGTGTCGATGGGCGGCTCGCTCTCGGGGGAGCACGGTGACGGCCAGTCGCGCGGCGAGCTGCTCGAGCGGATGTACGGCCCCGAGCTGGTCGACGCCTTCCGCCAGTTCAAGGCGGTGTTCGACCCGCGCGGCCGGATGAACCCCGGCAAGGTCGTCGACGCGTACCCGCTCGACAGCTCCCTCCGCTTCGGGCCCGACCACCGCGTCGTACGCCCGCACCAGCAGTTCTTCGCCCTCGCCGATGACGGCGGGTCGCTGCAGACGGCGGTCGAGCGCTGCGTCGGCGTCGGTCGCTGCCGCCGCGACGACGCGGGCACCATGTGCCCCTCCTACCGCGTCACCCGCGACGAGCGCCACAGCACCCGCGGCCGCGCCAAGCTGCTCGCCGAGATGTTCCAGGGCGAGGTGACGCCCGCGACCTGGCGCAACGACGACGTGCGCGAGGCGCTCGACCTGTGCCTGTCGTGCAAGGGGTGCCAGACCGACTGCCCCACGCACGTCGACATGGCGACCTACAAGGCGGAGTTCCTCTCCCACCACTACGCGCGCCGGCTGCGCCCGCGGGTGATGTACGCGCTCGGCCTCCTCCCGTGGGCCGCCCGCGCCGCGACGGCGGTGCCGAGGGCCGCGAACCTCGTGCTGACCGCGCCCGGCCTGTCGCAGCTCGTACGCCGTGCCGCCGGCGTGACGACCGCGCGCCCGGCGCCGCGCTTCGCTGCCACGTCCTGGCGGCGTACGCGGTCGGCGCGGGACCACGCGCGCACGTCCCAGCCGACCGTCGTCGTCTGGCCCGACACCTTCACCGACGCGTACTCGCCCGAGGTCGGCGAGCGGCTGGTCGAGCTGCTCGAGCGGCTGGGGGAGCGGGTCGTCGTGCCGGAGCAGTGGGGCTGCTGCGGGCGCCCCCTCTACGACGCGGGCATGCTCGCGACGGCCCGCCGCACCCTGGCCGGGCTGCTCGACGTCCTCCAGCCGTGGCTCGACCGGGGGCTCCCCGTCGTGGTGCCGGAGCCCAGCTGCCTGTCGACGTTCCGCGACGAGCTGCCGGGCCTGCTGCCGGACGACCCGCGGGCGGCTCGGCTGGCCTCGCTGGCCCGCAGCCCCGCCGAGCAGCTGCTCGCCTCGTCGCGGCTCGACGGGGCGCTGGCGGCAGCGCCGCACGACCTCCCGGAGCGGCTGGTGATCCACCCGCACTGCCACGCCCGGGCCGGCGCCGCCGCTCCGGCCGACCGCGAGCTGCTGCAGCGGCTCGGCCACGAGGCCGAGGTGCTCGACGCGGGGTGCTGCGGGCTCGCCGGGTCGTTCGGCTTCGACGCCGCGCACGAGCCGCTCTCGCGCCGCATCGGCGAGGAGAGCTGGCTGCCGCAGGTGCGCGCCGCCCTCGGCGACGACCGGCTCGTGGCCGACGGCTTCAGCTGCCGGACCCAGCTCGACCATCTGGGCGGGCCGGCCGCCACCGACCTCGTGACGCTCGCGTGGCAGCGGCTCTGCGACGGCGGGCAGGGGCGGCCGGCAGGAGTTAGGGGAGACTGA
- a CDS encoding geranylgeranyl reductase family protein: MSVTSGAVQGIAGSTEADVVVVGAGPAGSTTAAHLARAGLDVCLVEKTAFPREKVCGDGLTPRAVAQLVKLGIDTSEQAGWLRNKGLRILGGGHTLHMPWPELASFPDYGLVRRRDDFDELLARTAQKSGARLAERTAVTEPLLDERSGRVTGVRAKGPEGEPLEVRAPLVIAADGNSSRLSLALGRRPRDDRPMGVAVRAYYTSPRDKDDWLESWLELWDGSNLLPGYGWVFGMGDGTSNVGLGMLNTTKAWGTVDYRDLLRRWLDGTPEEWGLREPNRVGPVRGAALPMGFNRQPHYDRGLLLVGDAGGMVNPFNGEGIAYAMESGAMAAEVVAQALSRAEGPAREKALAAYPQALKDTWGGYFTLGRAFVKLIGDPRVMRVATSRGLSHETLMKFTLKLLANLTDPRGGDAMDRIINGLAKVAPSA; encoded by the coding sequence ATGAGCGTGACGAGCGGAGCGGTGCAGGGCATCGCGGGCAGCACCGAGGCAGACGTCGTCGTCGTCGGTGCCGGGCCCGCCGGGTCCACCACGGCCGCCCACCTGGCGCGTGCCGGGCTCGACGTCTGCCTGGTCGAGAAGACCGCCTTCCCGCGCGAGAAGGTGTGCGGCGACGGCCTGACCCCGCGCGCGGTCGCCCAGCTGGTCAAGCTCGGCATCGACACCAGCGAGCAGGCCGGCTGGCTGCGCAACAAGGGCCTGCGCATCCTCGGCGGCGGCCACACCCTCCACATGCCCTGGCCCGAGCTGGCCAGCTTCCCCGACTACGGCCTGGTGCGCCGGCGCGACGACTTCGACGAGCTGCTGGCGCGCACCGCGCAGAAGTCGGGCGCCCGGCTGGCCGAGCGCACGGCAGTGACGGAGCCGCTGCTCGACGAGCGCAGCGGCCGGGTGACCGGCGTGCGTGCCAAGGGCCCCGAGGGCGAGCCGCTCGAGGTGCGGGCCCCGCTGGTGATCGCGGCTGACGGGAACTCCTCCCGCCTCTCGCTGGCCCTGGGCCGGCGCCCGCGCGACGACCGCCCGATGGGCGTCGCCGTGCGCGCCTACTACACCAGCCCCCGCGACAAGGACGACTGGCTCGAGTCGTGGCTCGAGCTGTGGGACGGCTCCAACCTGCTGCCCGGCTACGGCTGGGTGTTCGGCATGGGCGACGGCACGAGCAACGTCGGGCTCGGCATGCTCAACACCACCAAGGCGTGGGGCACGGTCGACTACCGCGACCTGCTGCGGCGCTGGCTCGACGGCACGCCCGAGGAGTGGGGGCTGCGCGAGCCCAACCGCGTCGGACCCGTGCGCGGGGCGGCGCTGCCGATGGGCTTCAACCGCCAGCCCCACTACGACCGCGGCCTGCTGCTCGTCGGCGACGCCGGCGGCATGGTCAACCCGTTCAACGGCGAGGGCATCGCCTACGCGATGGAGTCCGGCGCCATGGCGGCCGAGGTCGTCGCGCAGGCGCTGTCGCGAGCGGAGGGCCCGGCGCGGGAGAAGGCGCTGGCCGCCTACCCGCAGGCGCTCAAGGACACCTGGGGCGGCTACTTCACCCTCGGGCGCGCCTTCGTCAAGCTCATCGGCGACCCGCGCGTCATGCGCGTCGCGACCTCGCGCGGGCTCTCGCACGAGACGCTGATGAAGTTCACCCTCAAGCTCCTGGCCAACCTCACCGACCCGCGCGGCGGGGACGCCATGGACCGGATCATCAACGGCCTCGCCAAGGTGGCGCCGTCCGCGTGA
- a CDS encoding NADH-quinone oxidoreductase subunit A gives MDWVPIAWLGALSFGFAVFSLVSGALSGPRRYNRAKAEAYECGIEPTPQPVGGGRFPVKYFLTAMLFILFDIEIIFLYPWAVTFDSLGVFGLVEMVLFVGTVFVAYAYVWRRGGLEWD, from the coding sequence GTGGACTGGGTTCCCATCGCGTGGCTGGGCGCGCTGTCGTTCGGCTTCGCCGTCTTCTCGCTGGTCTCCGGCGCGCTGTCCGGGCCGCGCCGCTACAACCGCGCCAAGGCCGAGGCCTACGAGTGCGGCATCGAGCCGACGCCCCAGCCGGTCGGCGGCGGTCGCTTCCCGGTGAAGTACTTCCTCACCGCCATGCTGTTCATCCTCTTCGACATCGAGATCATCTTCCTGTACCCCTGGGCGGTCACCTTCGACAGCCTCGGGGTCTTCGGGCTGGTCGAGATGGTGCTGTTCGTCGGCACGGTCTTCGTCGCGTACGCCTACGTCTGGCGGCGCGGCGGCCTCGAGTGGGACTAG
- a CDS encoding NuoB/complex I 20 kDa subunit family protein, whose product MGLEEKLPSGFALSTVEGLAGYMRKASLWPATFGLACCAIEMMTFGGPKYDSARFGMEVFRASPRQADLMIVAGRVSNKMAPVLRQIYDQMANPKWVIAMGVCASSGGMFNNYAIVQGVDHIVPVDIYLPGCPPRPEMLLDAILKLHDKIQHTPLGSDAVRADLQAEQLALAAPPTSAQRGLLR is encoded by the coding sequence ATGGGTCTCGAAGAGAAGCTGCCGAGCGGCTTCGCGCTGTCGACGGTCGAGGGGCTGGCCGGCTACATGCGCAAGGCCTCGCTCTGGCCGGCGACGTTCGGCCTGGCCTGCTGCGCCATCGAGATGATGACGTTCGGCGGGCCGAAGTACGACTCGGCGCGCTTCGGCATGGAGGTCTTCCGCGCCTCGCCCCGCCAGGCCGACCTGATGATCGTCGCCGGCCGGGTGAGCAACAAGATGGCCCCCGTGCTGCGCCAGATCTACGACCAGATGGCCAACCCCAAGTGGGTCATCGCCATGGGCGTGTGCGCCAGCAGCGGCGGCATGTTCAACAACTACGCCATCGTGCAGGGCGTCGACCACATCGTGCCGGTCGACATCTACCTGCCCGGCTGCCCGCCGCGGCCCGAGATGCTGCTCGACGCGATCCTCAAGCTGCACGACAAGATCCAGCACACCCCGCTGGGCTCCGACGCCGTGCGCGCCGACCTGCAGGCCGAGCAGCTCGCCCTCGCCGCCCCGCCCACCAGCGCCCAGCGCGGGCTGCTGCGATGA